In the genome of Bosea sp. ANAM02, the window TTCTTCAGTCGCTCGCTGTCGAAGACGCCGTCCGGGCTATGGGCGAGGATGGCGTTCGGCATGCCGTTGTCGCGGATCAGCGCAGTCAGCGCGCGGGTGTCGACGCCGCAGATGCCGACGATGTTGCGGGCCTTGAGCCAGGCGTCGAAATGCCGGTTCGCGCGCCAGTTCGAGGGCTCGGTGATCGCGGCATGGAGCACGCAGCCGCGCACGCCGGAGGAGGCGGCGGCGTTGACGGTCTCGGTATCCTCCTCGTTCACGCCGACATTGCCGACATGCGGGAAGGTGAAGGTGATGATCTGCCCGGCATAGGACGGGTCGGTGAGGATTTCCTGATAGCCGGTCATGGCCGTGTTGAAGCAGACTTCGCCCGGCGCCTCGCCGACGGCGCCGAGGCCGAAGCCCTCCAGCACCGTGCCGTCAGCCAAGACGAGGAGCGCGGTCGCGCGCGGTTCGGTCCAGCCGCCTGCGGCGGGGTTTCCTTCGGGAGCGGTCATGTCTATGTCTCGGTCCAGTCCGCTTGAGCGGAAAAATGCGGGGGCGGGGCTGCGGCAATCCACTCCGCCGGTCTGGAACGCGAGCCTTAAAGAGCCGGGCGCTGCCCGTCAATCGAAGCTGGCGCAGGCCGCACAAGAGAAAAGGGAACAACGAGATGACGAGCCTGCGCGAGCGCTTCATGCCCGATATGAAGGAGGCGATGAAGGCCGGCGAGAAGGAGAAGGTCGCGGCGATCCGCCTGATCGTCGCCGCGCTGAAGGAAAAGGACATCGAAGCGCGCGGTGCCGGCAAAGGCGAGGCGACCGACGAGGAGATCCTCGGCGTGCTCCAGAAGATGATCAAGCAGCGCCAGGAATCGATCGCGATCTACGACGCCAACAACCGACCGGAGCTCGCCGAGGGCGAGCGTGGCGAGGTTGCGGTGATCGCGTCCTATCTGCCCAAGCAGATGTCTGAGGACGAGGTGAAGGCCGCGATCGACAAGGCCGTGACTGACACCGGCGCGACGGCCGTCAAGGACATGGGCAAGGTCATCGGCGTGCTGCGGGCGGCGTACGCCGGCCAGATGGATTTCGGCAAGGTCAGCCCGATGGTGAAGGCCGCGCTCGGCGGCTGAGCTGACGGGGCGAGCGGGCTCAGGCCCGCTCGATATCCGTCCCGGAGAAATCGTCGCCTTTGTAGAGCAATGGCCAGCCGCGGGATTTCGCCAGTGCGTAGGCGGCGCAATCGCCCATATTGAGGCGGGCCTGATGGCGGCCCTTGCCGTAGCGGCCATAGGCCTCGAAAGCGAGATCGGAGAGGGCGCCGTCGAAGGGGATGATTTCGACGCCCTCCCGAGCCACGAAATCGGGAACCGTCTCCAGCGGCATGTTTTTGGTGAAGCTCAGGACCAGCCGGGCTTCGAGCAGATTGACGCTGGTCATGATTCGCCGTGTTGCCGATGACATCGTGGCGGCAAAGGCGTCGGCTTCCGCTTCCAGCGTGATGATAGCGACGACGGCCGAGGTGTCGACGACGATATTCACCAGAAGCCGTTCTCATCATAGCCGATGGCATCGTCCATTTCCTCTTTGGTCATGGAGCGCTCTGCCGGCTTGATGCCGTATTTCTTGTAGAATTCTTCCATTCGAGCCCGCCCGGCCGCCACGCGCTGCGCCTTCTCCTCCTCGGACAATTCGTCCTTGTCGAGCTCGCTCCTGACGGCGTGGCGCACGGCTTCCGTCAAGCTCAGGCCGCGGCGGCGCGCGAGCAGGCGAACGGCCTCCTCGGTCTCGCGGTCCTTGATGTTGAGCGCCATGGCTTTCTTCCTTTTCTCCGATTTTCTTTACCAGATGGGGAGCGCTGTGGATATCGTCCATAAGCTCGGCCTCGGACGTCTCGGCGGTTGGCAAGCGGCCTCGCAGGGACCAGATAGAACCCCATGAAATTCCCGCCCTCCGTCCTTGAGGAGATCAAGGCGCGGCTGCCTGTCTCGGCGGTCGTGGGCAAGCGCGTGCGTCTGCAGAAGGCCGGGCGCGAGTGGAAGGGCCTCTCGCCCTTCAATGCCGAGAAGACGGCCTCCTTCTTCGTCAACGACCAGAAGGCCTCCTTCTTCGATTTCTCCTCGGGCAAGAACGGCGACATCTTCAAGTTCGTGATGGAGACCGAGGGGCTGTCCTTTCCCGAGGCCGTGGAAAAGCTCGCCGCCGAGGCCGGCGTGATCCTGCCGAAGATCACGGCCGAGGCGCAGGTCCAGGAGGAGAAGCGCAAGGGGCTGCACGAGGTCGTGGAGCTTGCGGCGCAGTTCTTCGAGGCTGAGCTGATGGGCGATCGCGGCGGAGGAGCAAGGCGCTATCTCGCGACGCGCGGGCTGGACGGCGAGGCGCGCACGCGCTTCCGGCTTGGCTACGGACCGGCTGACCGGTTCGCGCTGCGCGACCATCTGGCCGGGAAGGGCGTCCCGGCCGAGCTGATGATGGAGGCGGGGCTGCTCGTGCATGGCGATGAGATCGCCGTGCCCTATGACCGCTTCCGCGACCGGGTGATGTTCCCGATCCACGATGCGCGGGGACGCGTGGTCGCCTTCGGCGGGCGGGCGATGAGCGCGGAGGTGGCGGCGAAATACCTGAACTCGCCGGAGACGCCGCTCTTCCACAAGGGCCACCTGCTGTTCAACCATCACAATGCCCGCAAGGCCGCGCATGACACCGGGCAGGTTGTGGTGGTCGAGGGCTATGTCGACGTCATCGCCATGTCGCTCTCAGGCTTTCCGCAGAGTGTGGCGCCGCTTGGCACGGCGCTGACCGAGGACCAGCTCGGCCTGCTCTGGCGCATGGCCGACGAGCCGGTGATCTGCCT includes:
- a CDS encoding type II toxin-antitoxin system VapB family antitoxin translates to MALNIKDRETEEAVRLLARRRGLSLTEAVRHAVRSELDKDELSEEEKAQRVAAGRARMEEFYKKYGIKPAERSMTKEEMDDAIGYDENGFW
- a CDS encoding GatB/YqeY domain-containing protein, whose amino-acid sequence is MTSLRERFMPDMKEAMKAGEKEKVAAIRLIVAALKEKDIEARGAGKGEATDEEILGVLQKMIKQRQESIAIYDANNRPELAEGERGEVAVIASYLPKQMSEDEVKAAIDKAVTDTGATAVKDMGKVIGVLRAAYAGQMDFGKVSPMVKAALGG
- a CDS encoding type II toxin-antitoxin system VapC family toxin, coding for MNIVVDTSAVVAIITLEAEADAFAATMSSATRRIMTSVNLLEARLVLSFTKNMPLETVPDFVAREGVEIIPFDGALSDLAFEAYGRYGKGRHQARLNMGDCAAYALAKSRGWPLLYKGDDFSGTDIERA